Proteins encoded within one genomic window of Alteribacter populi:
- a CDS encoding sugar ABC transporter permease — translation MPSPKFKKTINRFIVYSILVTLAIICLFPVYFVFIGSVNPGSSLHSSQVFPSPADWNWGHYLALFQEHDYLTWYRNTMFIAVSNMLISTTFGVFSGYAFSRYQFKGKKQGLMAIIILQMFPTIMGMIAIYTLLGSFGLLDTHLGYILVLAAGSVAFNTWIVKGFFDGIPKSLEEAARIDGASNTAIFIKIMLPLATPIISFVAFNSFIAASMDFIMAEVILRSSSNWTLAQGLFTLVSGQANNNFTVFAAGAVLISLPLMVLFFVFQRYIVEGLTAGAEKG, via the coding sequence ATGCCTAGTCCTAAATTTAAAAAAACAATAAACCGTTTTATTGTCTATAGTATTTTGGTCACGTTAGCGATCATTTGTCTTTTTCCTGTTTACTTTGTTTTTATTGGATCAGTAAACCCTGGCTCATCGCTACATTCATCACAAGTTTTTCCAAGTCCAGCTGATTGGAATTGGGGGCATTACTTAGCTCTTTTTCAAGAACATGACTATTTAACTTGGTATCGAAATACGATGTTTATTGCAGTGTCAAATATGCTCATTTCGACTACATTTGGAGTATTTTCAGGTTACGCGTTTTCAAGGTATCAGTTTAAAGGGAAGAAGCAAGGTTTGATGGCAATCATTATTCTACAAATGTTCCCAACGATTATGGGGATGATTGCGATTTATACACTATTAGGATCGTTCGGACTTTTGGATACTCACCTCGGTTATATTTTAGTGTTAGCAGCTGGAAGTGTAGCCTTTAACACGTGGATTGTGAAAGGGTTCTTTGATGGGATTCCAAAAAGCTTGGAGGAAGCGGCGCGTATTGACGGGGCATCGAATACGGCTATTTTCATTAAGATTATGCTTCCATTAGCAACGCCGATTATATCATTTGTAGCCTTTAATAGTTTTATTGCGGCAAGTATGGACTTTATTATGGCGGAAGTTATACTCCGCTCAAGTAGTAATTGGACGTTAGCACAGGGCTTATTCACCTTAGTATCAGGGCAAGCAAACAATAATTTCACAGTATTCGCAGCTGGGGCTGTTCTCATTTCCTTACCACTGATGGTATTGTTCTTTGTTTTCCAACGCTACATTGTGGAAGGGTTAACGGCTGGGGCTGAAAAAGGGTAA
- a CDS encoding Gfo/Idh/MocA family protein — MKKLRMGIVGAGGIAQDRHIPAYKQLSDAVTVEAVCDVNLEAAKAAAEKFEIKKVYSDYQDLFREVDAVTICTPNKFHAEISIAALHAGVHVLCEKPMAMNTKECEAMIQAADQAGKVLSIGYHYRFMKDSQAAKNVIMQNEIGEPIVARAQALRRRKVPGWGVFTNKELQGGGSLIDYGCHFLDLSLWLLGNPTPVEVIGKAYNQLSKMPDQVNQWGSFDHDTFDVDDHVTSYITFENGASMLFETSWSANIKEDVESVSISGQTGGIDLFPFQLNQAKYGMLVNSQADWIPGEDNPGLYQVRNFIDCCLGRDELIVKPEEALQVSKIIDAIYKSNETGQSIKLT; from the coding sequence ATGAAAAAATTACGAATGGGGATTGTTGGTGCTGGGGGGATTGCTCAGGATCGACATATCCCGGCCTATAAACAATTGTCAGACGCTGTGACAGTTGAAGCTGTCTGTGATGTGAATCTAGAAGCAGCAAAAGCAGCTGCTGAAAAATTTGAGATTAAAAAAGTTTATTCAGATTACCAAGATCTATTTCGTGAAGTCGATGCTGTTACCATTTGTACCCCGAATAAATTTCACGCGGAAATTTCAATCGCCGCACTTCATGCCGGTGTTCACGTTCTCTGTGAAAAGCCAATGGCAATGAATACAAAAGAATGTGAAGCGATGATTCAAGCTGCTGACCAAGCAGGAAAGGTCCTTTCGATTGGTTATCATTATCGATTTATGAAAGATTCGCAGGCTGCTAAAAATGTCATTATGCAAAATGAAATCGGTGAACCAATTGTTGCGAGAGCACAAGCATTAAGAAGAAGGAAAGTCCCTGGCTGGGGTGTGTTTACAAATAAAGAACTACAAGGTGGAGGAAGTCTCATAGATTACGGCTGCCATTTCTTAGATTTGTCGCTATGGCTACTTGGAAACCCAACACCCGTTGAAGTGATCGGGAAAGCGTATAACCAATTAAGTAAAATGCCAGACCAAGTGAATCAATGGGGGAGTTTTGACCACGACACGTTCGATGTGGATGATCATGTTACCTCTTATATTACGTTTGAGAATGGCGCATCGATGTTATTTGAGACATCATGGTCTGCCAATATCAAAGAAGATGTTGAAAGCGTAAGTATATCGGGTCAAACCGGAGGCATCGATTTATTTCCGTTTCAACTAAATCAAGCGAAGTATGGCATGCTCGTAAATAGTCAAGCAGATTGGATTCCAGGAGAAGACAATCCGGGTCTCTATCAAGTGAGAAACTTTATTGATTGTTGTTTAGGTCGTGATGAACTCATTGTGAAACCAGAGGAAGCTTTACAAGTGTCCAAAATTATCGATGCGATTTATAAGAGCAATGAAACGGGTCAAAGTATCAAATTAACCTAG
- a CDS encoding LacI family DNA-binding transcriptional regulator gives MAITIKDVAKRANVAPSTVSRVVANSARISEKTKVRVRQAMEELGYHPNFNARSLANKSTKTIGIIMPNSAKIAFQNPFFPEVIRGISMMAHQEGYGLYLSTGQTDDEILEEVKHMVYGGRVDGILLLYSRVNDHIMPFLNEQNFPFVLIGRPYNINEDQITFVNNDNFKAAKTVTEYLMLLGHERIGFVGGNLDTVVTYDHMKGYEHALTYANIPVVKDYLVHHEEVKEGGQDAVIDLMSIEKRPTALIVADDIMTFGVLRMLGDMKIQVPNDVSIVSFNNVMISELSSPTMTTVDINIYELGLQATTCLLDKMNDPDYVDKKVIVPHKLIKRQSCK, from the coding sequence GTGGCGATTACTATAAAAGATGTTGCCAAACGGGCCAATGTTGCACCTTCGACGGTATCTCGAGTAGTCGCGAACAGCGCTCGAATTAGCGAGAAAACGAAAGTACGTGTCAGGCAAGCAATGGAGGAGCTAGGCTATCATCCTAACTTTAATGCAAGAAGTCTTGCGAACAAGAGCACGAAAACGATCGGAATCATCATGCCGAATTCCGCTAAAATTGCTTTCCAAAACCCTTTTTTCCCGGAAGTTATTCGCGGTATTAGTATGATGGCTCATCAAGAAGGTTATGGTCTATACTTGTCAACTGGGCAAACTGACGATGAAATTCTTGAAGAAGTAAAACACATGGTATACGGAGGAAGAGTAGATGGGATTTTACTCTTGTATTCTAGAGTGAACGATCATATCATGCCGTTTTTGAATGAACAAAATTTTCCGTTTGTTTTAATAGGCCGGCCTTATAATATAAATGAAGATCAGATTACTTTTGTTAATAATGATAACTTTAAAGCGGCAAAAACAGTAACTGAATATTTGATGTTGCTAGGTCACGAAAGAATAGGGTTTGTTGGTGGTAACCTAGATACCGTTGTAACCTATGATCATATGAAAGGATATGAGCATGCATTAACCTATGCCAATATTCCAGTCGTAAAAGATTATCTCGTTCACCATGAAGAGGTAAAAGAAGGTGGGCAGGACGCTGTCATTGACTTAATGTCGATTGAAAAGCGACCTACAGCGCTTATCGTGGCCGATGATATTATGACATTTGGCGTGTTAAGAATGCTTGGAGATATGAAGATTCAAGTTCCCAATGACGTATCCATTGTAAGCTTTAATAATGTGATGATATCAGAGCTATCGTCTCCAACGATGACAACCGTCGATATTAATATTTATGAATTAGGTTTGCAAGCAACGACATGTTTACTTGATAAAATGAATGACCCTGACTATGTCGACAAAAAAGTTATTGTTCCTCATAAGCTAATTAAAAGGCAATCATGTAAATAG
- a CDS encoding glycoside hydrolase family 13 protein, protein MKKKWWKEAVAYQIYPRSFMDTNGDGIGDIQGVISKLDYLKNLGIDVLWICPIYRSPNDDNGYDISDYKGIMEDFGTMADFDQLLKEVHSRNMKLIMDLVINHTSDEHPWFIESRSSKDNPYRDYYIWHPGEKGEEPNNWESIFGGSAWEYDAKTKEYFMHVFSRKQPDLNWENPKVRKDLYQMVNWWLDKGIDGFRVDAISHIKKEPGFPDMPNPENKRYVPSLKGHMNRKGIDHFLEELKQETFNKYDIMTVGEANGVKVEQAEDWVGEEKGCFNMIFQFEHLDLWGKNTDGGLDLPALKETLTKWQKQLHGMGWNALFLENHDQPRSVSTWGNSDEYWDKSAKALATMYFLMQGTPFIYQGQEIGMTNVKFSSIEDYNDVAIKNLYHNEIENGKAHHEVMEIIWKNGRDNSRTPMQWSSEENAGFTTGKPWIKINPNFKEINVEQSMQNPTSIYHYYKKLIQYRKEQPVLIYGRYDLILEDHEKIYAYTRTLDNEKVLIMTNLFSEKANVTLPASLTNKTKELLISNYEVNHEKDSNDMTFKPYETRVYKVT, encoded by the coding sequence ATGAAGAAAAAATGGTGGAAAGAAGCAGTTGCATATCAAATTTACCCTCGTAGCTTTATGGATACAAACGGTGATGGAATAGGCGATATTCAAGGAGTCATTTCAAAGCTGGATTATTTAAAAAATCTAGGAATCGATGTGTTATGGATTTGTCCTATCTATCGTTCACCCAACGATGACAACGGTTACGATATCAGTGATTATAAAGGAATCATGGAGGACTTCGGAACGATGGCTGATTTTGATCAGCTATTAAAAGAAGTACATTCTCGTAATATGAAACTAATCATGGACCTTGTGATCAATCATACATCTGACGAACATCCTTGGTTCATTGAATCTCGTTCTTCCAAAGACAACCCTTATCGAGATTATTATATTTGGCACCCGGGTGAAAAGGGGGAAGAACCAAACAATTGGGAATCAATCTTTGGTGGATCCGCTTGGGAGTACGATGCAAAAACAAAAGAATATTTCATGCACGTATTCTCACGGAAACAACCAGACTTAAACTGGGAAAATCCAAAGGTTCGAAAAGATCTATATCAAATGGTGAATTGGTGGTTAGATAAAGGAATTGACGGTTTTCGGGTAGATGCCATCTCTCACATTAAAAAGGAACCTGGATTCCCTGATATGCCGAACCCTGAGAATAAACGATACGTTCCATCTCTTAAAGGCCATATGAATCGAAAGGGTATAGATCATTTTCTAGAAGAACTGAAGCAAGAAACGTTTAATAAGTATGATATCATGACCGTTGGTGAAGCAAATGGTGTAAAAGTAGAACAGGCCGAGGATTGGGTAGGTGAAGAGAAGGGTTGTTTCAATATGATCTTTCAGTTTGAGCACCTCGATCTCTGGGGGAAAAACACAGATGGTGGTTTGGATCTCCCTGCCCTAAAAGAAACGCTTACGAAATGGCAAAAGCAACTTCATGGCATGGGATGGAACGCCTTGTTTTTAGAAAACCATGACCAGCCTCGCTCCGTTTCAACTTGGGGTAACAGTGATGAATACTGGGATAAGTCCGCAAAAGCTCTTGCTACAATGTATTTTTTAATGCAAGGAACGCCGTTTATTTATCAAGGACAAGAGATTGGAATGACCAACGTTAAGTTCTCTTCGATTGAAGATTATAATGATGTGGCCATTAAGAACTTGTATCACAATGAAATCGAAAATGGCAAAGCACACCACGAAGTAATGGAAATCATTTGGAAAAACGGGCGCGATAATTCAAGAACACCTATGCAATGGAGCAGTGAAGAGAATGCAGGCTTCACTACAGGAAAACCTTGGATAAAAATCAATCCGAATTTCAAAGAAATCAATGTCGAGCAATCGATGCAAAACCCAACTTCGATTTATCATTATTATAAGAAGCTCATTCAATATCGCAAAGAACAGCCTGTCCTTATTTATGGAAGGTATGACCTTATCCTAGAAGACCATGAAAAAATCTACGCATATACGAGAACGTTAGACAATGAAAAGGTTTTAATCATGACCAACCTCTTCTCTGAAAAAGCCAACGTTACCTTGCCTGCTTCTTTAACGAACAAAACAAAAGAATTACTCATCAGTAATTACGAAGTTAATCACGAAAAAGACAGCAACGATATGACATTCAAACCTTACGAAACCAGAGTTTATAAAGTAACCTGA
- a CDS encoding carbohydrate ABC transporter permease, which produces MSNNLELQVSHKDKSHRKIATLLSVLFMGLGQLYNKQYSKGISWALFEIIALIFFIKPISQGLYGLITLGETPQVRERGRVVDPGDHSILLMAEGLLMLMALVAVLAIYFFSIRDAYLVGKLREQGKRVMNFKETVRNVWENGYAYILITPTAICMILLTVFPLIFTALIAFTNYSSPNYLPPRALVDWVGIDQFIRLFTMESWRGTFLGVFSWTIIWAVLSTLLVVFAGLFVAVVLSQKIVKYRKFWRNIYIIPWAVPGFVSILIFRNLYNGEFGVFNDMLRSVGLNAIPWLSDPMWAKVSVLLTNLWLGFPFWMALFTAVLTTISKELYEAAEVDGATIVQQFRTITFPIVMVAAIPLMVFTFAFNFNQLTFIYLMTEGGPSNANYTYAGHTDILLSWIFKMTLDNGQYAIASAVALVVFLIIAGFAYFNLRNTKSMKGDV; this is translated from the coding sequence GTGTCTAATAATTTAGAACTTCAAGTGTCCCATAAAGACAAAAGCCATCGCAAAATAGCGACTTTGCTGTCTGTTCTCTTTATGGGACTTGGACAACTATACAACAAGCAATATTCGAAGGGTATTTCTTGGGCGTTGTTTGAAATCATTGCGTTAATTTTCTTTATAAAACCGATTTCCCAAGGTCTTTACGGATTAATTACGTTAGGTGAAACGCCGCAAGTGAGAGAACGTGGTCGCGTGGTTGATCCGGGTGACCACTCCATTTTATTAATGGCTGAAGGGCTGTTAATGCTTATGGCTCTTGTTGCCGTCTTAGCTATTTACTTCTTTAGTATTCGCGACGCCTACCTTGTCGGGAAGTTGCGTGAGCAAGGAAAAAGAGTTATGAACTTCAAAGAAACCGTTCGTAATGTCTGGGAAAATGGTTATGCCTACATTTTAATTACTCCTACGGCTATATGTATGATTTTGTTAACCGTATTCCCTCTTATTTTCACTGCTTTAATTGCTTTTACGAACTATTCTTCGCCGAACTATTTACCGCCTAGAGCTTTAGTCGACTGGGTTGGAATTGATCAATTTATTCGTTTATTTACGATGGAATCATGGCGAGGGACATTCCTTGGTGTATTTTCCTGGACGATTATTTGGGCAGTCCTTTCTACATTATTGGTTGTGTTTGCCGGTCTTTTTGTTGCGGTAGTGTTATCGCAAAAAATCGTTAAGTATCGAAAGTTTTGGAGAAATATTTATATCATTCCGTGGGCTGTACCTGGATTTGTTAGTATCTTGATTTTCAGGAATTTGTACAATGGCGAGTTTGGCGTTTTCAATGATATGTTGCGCTCTGTTGGGCTGAATGCCATTCCGTGGTTATCTGATCCAATGTGGGCCAAGGTATCGGTATTATTGACAAACCTTTGGTTAGGGTTCCCATTTTGGATGGCTCTATTTACGGCTGTACTGACGACGATTAGTAAGGAGTTATATGAAGCAGCCGAAGTAGATGGTGCAACAATCGTCCAACAATTTCGTACGATCACATTCCCAATCGTTATGGTAGCGGCAATTCCTTTGATGGTTTTTACTTTCGCTTTTAACTTTAACCAACTGACATTTATCTATTTAATGACAGAAGGCGGACCATCAAATGCCAATTACACCTACGCAGGTCATACGGATATTTTATTATCATGGATATTTAAAATGACGCTAGATAACGGTCAATACGCAATTGCTTCGGCTGTTGCTTTAGTAGTATTCCTGATCATTGCTGGGTTTGCGTATTTCAATTTAAGAAATACAAAATCCATGAAAGGGGATGTGTAA
- a CDS encoding ThuA domain-containing protein, with product MVNVTVWNENRHEQKNPVVRDIYPEGIHGAIASFLKEDQVEVKTATLDDPEHGLTDDILNTTDVLIWWGHLAHDEVDDAIVDKVKERVLDGMGLIILHSGHFSKIFKTLMGTTCDLKWREADDKERLWIVEPSHPIVDGIGEYIELEKEEMYGEHFDIPAPDQLIMMSWFEGGEVFRSGCTYQRGNGKIFYFRPGHETYPTYHNDEIQRVIKNAVNWAKPADRSRPVYGNAKPLETIKEKTDS from the coding sequence ATGGTAAACGTAACGGTATGGAATGAAAACCGGCATGAACAAAAGAATCCTGTTGTAAGAGACATTTATCCAGAAGGGATTCACGGAGCCATTGCTAGCTTTTTAAAGGAAGATCAAGTCGAAGTGAAAACGGCGACGCTGGATGATCCAGAGCATGGATTAACAGATGACATCCTAAACACGACAGATGTCCTCATCTGGTGGGGACATTTAGCTCATGACGAAGTAGACGATGCTATTGTTGATAAGGTGAAAGAAAGAGTTCTTGATGGCATGGGATTAATCATTCTTCATTCAGGACATTTTTCAAAAATCTTTAAAACGTTAATGGGAACAACATGTGACTTGAAGTGGCGTGAAGCAGATGATAAGGAGCGCCTATGGATAGTTGAACCTAGTCATCCAATTGTAGATGGAATAGGTGAATATATAGAGCTTGAAAAAGAAGAGATGTATGGAGAGCATTTTGATATTCCAGCACCTGATCAACTGATTATGATGAGCTGGTTCGAAGGCGGGGAAGTCTTTCGAAGCGGTTGTACGTATCAACGAGGAAACGGTAAGATTTTTTACTTCCGTCCTGGACACGAAACTTATCCAACGTACCATAACGATGAAATTCAACGCGTCATAAAAAATGCTGTGAATTGGGCAAAGCCGGCAGATCGTTCACGACCAGTCTATGGAAATGCCAAACCACTCGAGACAATCAAGGAAAAAACTGATTCATGA
- a CDS encoding Gfo/Idh/MocA family protein — protein sequence MSKVRVGIIGCGSIAKNRHLIEYFGNKHVEIVAVCDIVEERVHHFASEYNAKAYKNYEDLLANHEIDAVSVCTPNYLHAPVSIAASQAGKHVLCEKPMATSREDAEKMIDAAKQNNKKLMIAHNQRFVPSHQKARQLIESGEVGKIYSFRTAFGHGGPEGWSAEGEDTWFFKKDQAFIGAMGDLGVHKTDLLRFILGEEFTEVGAFVETSAKQQVDVDDTAVCVLKTESGIIGTLAASWSYVAKEDNSTIIYGEQAILRLEDDPVNSLIVQYKNGDVVKYELGGIQTNEEDGQNNTEVIDQFISAITEDSEPAITGEEGLKSLQVVLSALESSETKKITTL from the coding sequence ATGAGTAAAGTTAGAGTAGGAATTATTGGTTGCGGGAGTATTGCAAAAAACCGTCATCTCATAGAGTATTTCGGAAACAAACATGTCGAGATTGTCGCTGTATGCGATATCGTTGAAGAACGCGTTCATCATTTTGCAAGTGAATATAACGCTAAAGCGTATAAAAACTATGAAGACTTGCTAGCAAATCATGAAATAGATGCTGTTAGTGTCTGTACACCGAACTACTTGCACGCTCCAGTCTCGATTGCAGCTTCACAAGCAGGGAAACACGTACTTTGTGAAAAGCCAATGGCTACTTCCCGTGAAGACGCAGAAAAAATGATCGATGCAGCAAAGCAGAACAATAAAAAGCTCATGATTGCACATAACCAGCGATTTGTTCCTTCTCATCAAAAAGCAAGACAATTGATTGAAAGCGGTGAGGTTGGAAAGATTTATAGTTTCCGTACTGCATTTGGTCACGGAGGTCCAGAAGGCTGGAGTGCAGAAGGAGAAGATACGTGGTTTTTCAAAAAGGACCAAGCTTTTATCGGAGCCATGGGTGACCTTGGTGTTCATAAGACGGATTTACTGCGGTTTATTCTAGGTGAAGAATTTACTGAAGTCGGTGCGTTCGTTGAAACGAGTGCCAAACAACAGGTAGATGTCGACGATACAGCAGTGTGTGTATTGAAAACAGAAAGCGGCATTATCGGAACACTTGCTGCGAGCTGGTCGTATGTAGCGAAAGAAGATAACTCTACGATTATTTACGGTGAACAGGCGATCTTGCGCTTAGAAGACGATCCAGTCAACTCTCTCATTGTCCAATATAAAAACGGCGATGTTGTTAAATATGAGCTTGGCGGTATCCAAACAAATGAGGAAGACGGGCAAAACAACACAGAGGTGATCGATCAGTTTATCTCTGCTATTACTGAAGATTCAGAGCCAGCTATAACGGGGGAGGAAGGCTTAAAATCCCTTCAAGTTGTTTTATCTGCTCTTGAATCAAGTGAAACGAAAAAAATTACGACGTTATAG
- a CDS encoding sugar phosphate isomerase/epimerase family protein, whose translation MKLGVFTVLFSQKNVDDMLDYVKESGLKAVEIGTGGYPGNAHCEIDSLLESEEKRNEYMEKVTSRGLEISAFSCHGNPISPDQAFANESHEALVKTIKLASLMGVPVVNCFSGTAGDHEGAKYPNWPVTPWPNEYGDVLTWQWEEKLVPYWKEWAQFAKDHDVKIGLELHGGFLVHTPYTLLKLREETCDAIGANLDPSHLWWQGIDPVAAIKILGKENALHHFHAKDTYIDQDNVNMYGLTDMQPYGEVQTRAWTFRSVGCGHSIQEWSDMISALRTYGYDYVVSIEHEDPIMSIEEGFSRAVKNLNSVLIEEKPSDMWWV comes from the coding sequence ATGAAATTAGGTGTGTTTACTGTATTATTTTCGCAAAAAAATGTCGATGACATGCTCGATTACGTGAAGGAATCAGGCTTGAAGGCTGTTGAAATCGGCACAGGTGGTTATCCTGGAAATGCTCATTGTGAGATAGATTCTCTGTTAGAAAGTGAAGAAAAGCGCAACGAATACATGGAAAAGGTGACGTCTCGCGGTTTAGAAATTAGTGCGTTTAGTTGTCACGGGAACCCAATTTCTCCTGATCAAGCATTTGCTAATGAATCCCATGAAGCACTAGTAAAAACGATTAAGCTTGCAAGTCTCATGGGTGTTCCCGTTGTGAACTGTTTTTCAGGGACAGCAGGAGATCATGAAGGGGCAAAATATCCTAACTGGCCAGTTACACCTTGGCCAAATGAATACGGAGACGTTTTAACATGGCAATGGGAAGAAAAGCTCGTTCCTTATTGGAAGGAATGGGCCCAGTTTGCGAAGGATCATGACGTAAAAATTGGCTTGGAGTTGCATGGTGGCTTTTTAGTTCACACGCCCTATACGCTGCTTAAATTAAGAGAAGAGACATGCGATGCCATTGGGGCAAACCTCGACCCTAGTCACTTGTGGTGGCAAGGCATTGACCCTGTAGCAGCAATTAAAATTTTAGGAAAAGAAAATGCCCTCCATCACTTCCATGCAAAAGATACGTATATCGATCAAGATAACGTGAATATGTACGGATTAACCGATATGCAGCCGTATGGAGAGGTGCAAACAAGAGCATGGACATTCCGTTCTGTTGGTTGCGGCCATAGTATTCAGGAATGGTCAGATATGATCAGCGCATTACGGACTTATGGCTATGATTATGTTGTCAGTATTGAACACGAAGATCCGATTATGTCCATTGAAGAAGGGTTTTCCAGAGCCGTGAAAAACCTAAATTCAGTATTAATAGAAGAAAAACCTTCAGATATGTGGTGGGTTTAA